One stretch of Akkermansia sp. RCC_12PD DNA includes these proteins:
- a CDS encoding type II toxin-antitoxin system Phd/YefM family antitoxin, whose protein sequence is MSNDTISCSAARQNLPKLVKGVVNDSTPVVIKSRVGNVILLSFEDYSSLRETAELMRSPANVRRIMEARTAVDEGKAFEVSQEEIEKSFQ, encoded by the coding sequence ATGAGTAACGATACAATATCATGTTCTGCCGCTCGACAAAATCTGCCAAAGCTTGTAAAGGGCGTTGTTAACGATTCAACTCCTGTAGTCATTAAAAGCAGGGTGGGAAACGTTATTCTCCTGTCTTTCGAGGACTATTCCTCCTTGCGTGAAACAGCCGAATTGATGCGATCCCCGGCAAATGTCCGGCGCATCATGGAGGCTCGCACGGCAGTTGACGAAGGCAAGGCGTTCGAGGTTTCTCAGGAGGAAATAGAGAAATCGTTCCAATGA
- a CDS encoding Txe/YoeB family addiction module toxin, translating into MNTNYAIKWTPQAWEDFQYLAKYEKRLAKKVLALLEELKTDPFKGNGKLEPLKYALSGCCSRRIDWANRLVYEIRDTTVYILST; encoded by the coding sequence ATGAATACGAATTACGCAATCAAATGGACTCCCCAGGCATGGGAAGATTTCCAGTATTTAGCTAAATACGAAAAACGGTTGGCTAAAAAGGTATTAGCCTTATTGGAAGAGTTGAAAACAGATCCTTTCAAGGGCAATGGAAAGCTGGAGCCTTTGAAATATGCTCTTTCCGGATGTTGCTCCCGACGTATTGACTGGGCCAATAGATTAGTATACGAAATCAGAGATACAACAGTCTATATCTTGAGTACATGA
- a CDS encoding SUMF1/EgtB/PvdO family nonheme iron enzyme codes for MFDYCSILRLSFLGCAVMCSGVLQAAGLQPWLRDLSGIPLPESGKDGNEWMKKLWSRTADYVASVPELEAADDCGDAMVMLAPVFRAWPDPEAAGASLAKILSLPVEQAGPLSSWNDLMKHEDAILKQIRFLRLKKLAARYDAEAIRRAVARNREKYGERYPDADKFLARLDAWEKKLGPLQPWIEKAGPDQEDILRELVELRKKALIDSLPERDSVREWVAVRRFNPSGGSTFNHDRPANWQGISSMPGPGRVYRSSIVKFSGTSSSSPAGRLLEDDRWMGHLELDFSGERLMFTGNRFGKKEQRPWDVFELDLKTGGKENLTAHMPADTDSYNSCYLPDGRIIFINTSGMQGVPCVSGQDYVGNIHLYDREKKTTRRLTFDQDNNWFPTMLPDGRVMFLRWEYTESAHYFSRILMHMNPDGSDQKEYYGSNSYWPNSLFNARPLPGRPGMFAGIVSGHHGVRRLGELVLFNVNRGRAATAGAVQKIPGYGKPVENVTKDRLVDELDTPYFAEPFPLNAESFLAVSSPSGKGGVTNVVWCDVYDNIVPLTASSYFIYADPTPLRPRKKPPVLHDRVKPDSKTATVYISDVYRGRAMEGVPRGEARSLRVFMSEYSPRDTGSHYAMGMESNWDLKVLYGTVPVNPDGSAIFTAPANQPLTLQVLDGQGRALSLMRSWFTAMPGETLSCIGCHEQQNAAPPARPVMASRQKPADIVPWYGPARTFSFVNEVQPVLDRHCIRCHSAESKSREGVPDFMTLEAVKGAPAPGSVAYWNLHPYVRRNGPEGNYLGLAPTEFAADTSELYQLLKKGHHHVDMPEEDWHRLVTWMDMNAPYLGEWPGERNENLLKRRYDLHRMFSGVERNYVTMKDSRFRRDAWANVSHSGCSVPSLRGENIPVPSPRNETLALDLGNGVNMAFRRIPAGEFKMGSELETSAEKPVARVRMEKPFWMGEAEVTLEQYRQFDPEYLNGWYDMHYKDQVRPGYDMDANPRFPAIRVPWTKAMEFCRWLSAKTGKKVTLPTEAQWEYAARGGTETDFFFGGRDSDFSSYANLGDVTLKELAVSGVDPKPIRNPNRFWDFVPRDEKFNDGTLHLAPVKSYRPNAYGLYDMIGNAAEWTRSEYRPYPWNNGDGRNESMDSCVPRAVRGGSWYDRPRRATSSWRWGYPGWRPVYNVGFRVIIED; via the coding sequence ATGTTTGACTATTGTTCCATTCTCCGCCTTTCCTTCCTGGGCTGTGCCGTGATGTGCTCCGGCGTGCTCCAGGCTGCCGGCTTGCAGCCGTGGCTGCGGGATTTGTCCGGAATTCCACTTCCTGAATCTGGGAAGGACGGGAATGAATGGATGAAAAAATTATGGAGCCGTACGGCGGATTATGTGGCGTCTGTTCCCGAGCTGGAAGCCGCCGATGACTGCGGGGATGCCATGGTGATGCTGGCTCCGGTATTCCGGGCGTGGCCGGATCCGGAAGCGGCGGGGGCAAGCCTGGCTAAAATTCTTTCCCTTCCCGTGGAGCAGGCGGGGCCCCTCTCTTCATGGAATGACCTGATGAAGCATGAAGACGCCATTTTGAAGCAAATCCGCTTCCTCAGACTGAAAAAGCTGGCTGCCCGTTATGATGCGGAAGCCATCCGCCGTGCCGTCGCCCGCAACCGGGAAAAATATGGAGAACGGTATCCGGATGCCGACAAATTCCTGGCGCGGCTTGATGCCTGGGAAAAAAAACTGGGGCCTCTTCAGCCGTGGATTGAAAAGGCGGGACCGGACCAGGAGGATATCCTGAGGGAACTGGTGGAATTGCGCAAAAAAGCTCTGATTGACTCCCTGCCGGAGCGGGATTCCGTCAGGGAATGGGTGGCGGTGCGGCGGTTCAACCCGTCCGGCGGAAGCACCTTCAACCATGACCGTCCGGCCAACTGGCAGGGCATCAGCAGCATGCCGGGACCCGGACGCGTGTACCGTAGCAGCATCGTGAAATTCAGCGGCACGTCTTCCTCTTCCCCGGCGGGCCGCCTTTTGGAGGACGACCGCTGGATGGGGCATCTGGAACTGGATTTTTCCGGGGAACGGCTCATGTTTACGGGCAACCGCTTCGGAAAAAAGGAACAGCGGCCCTGGGACGTTTTTGAACTGGATTTGAAGACGGGCGGGAAGGAAAACCTGACCGCCCACATGCCTGCGGATACGGACAGTTACAACTCCTGCTATTTGCCGGACGGGCGGATCATCTTCATCAACACGTCCGGCATGCAGGGGGTGCCCTGCGTATCCGGCCAGGACTATGTGGGCAATATCCATTTGTATGACCGGGAGAAAAAGACGACGCGGCGGCTCACCTTCGACCAGGACAACAACTGGTTTCCGACGATGCTCCCGGACGGCCGCGTGATGTTCCTGCGCTGGGAATACACGGAAAGCGCTCATTACTTCAGCCGCATCCTGATGCACATGAACCCGGACGGCAGCGACCAGAAGGAATACTACGGCTCCAACTCCTACTGGCCCAACAGCCTGTTCAATGCGCGGCCCCTGCCGGGCAGGCCCGGCATGTTTGCCGGCATTGTCAGCGGCCATCACGGCGTGCGGAGGCTGGGGGAACTCGTTCTCTTCAACGTGAACCGGGGACGGGCGGCTACCGCGGGTGCGGTGCAGAAAATTCCGGGCTACGGAAAGCCCGTGGAAAACGTCACCAAGGACAGGCTGGTGGATGAACTGGATACGCCCTATTTTGCGGAGCCGTTCCCGTTGAATGCGGAATCTTTCCTGGCCGTTTCCTCCCCATCCGGCAAGGGGGGAGTGACCAACGTGGTCTGGTGCGACGTGTACGATAATATCGTTCCCCTGACGGCATCCTCCTACTTCATTTATGCCGACCCCACACCCTTGAGGCCGCGAAAAAAGCCTCCCGTGTTGCACGACCGCGTGAAGCCGGACAGCAAAACGGCCACGGTATATATTTCCGACGTGTACCGCGGCCGGGCCATGGAGGGCGTGCCCAGAGGTGAAGCCAGGTCTTTGCGCGTATTCATGTCCGAATACAGTCCGCGAGACACGGGCAGTCATTATGCCATGGGCATGGAAAGCAACTGGGACCTGAAGGTGCTGTACGGAACGGTGCCCGTGAATCCGGATGGGTCCGCCATTTTCACCGCCCCCGCCAACCAGCCTTTGACCCTTCAGGTGCTGGACGGGCAGGGACGCGCGCTGTCTCTGATGCGGAGCTGGTTCACCGCCATGCCGGGAGAAACTTTGAGCTGCATCGGCTGTCACGAGCAGCAGAACGCCGCGCCTCCGGCCAGGCCGGTCATGGCTTCCCGGCAGAAGCCTGCGGACATTGTCCCGTGGTATGGGCCGGCCCGCACGTTTTCCTTCGTCAATGAGGTGCAGCCAGTGCTGGACCGCCATTGCATCCGCTGTCATTCCGCAGAAAGCAAAAGCAGGGAAGGAGTTCCGGATTTCATGACTCTGGAGGCCGTCAAGGGCGCTCCGGCGCCGGGGTCCGTGGCCTATTGGAACCTGCATCCCTACGTGCGCCGCAACGGACCGGAAGGGAACTATCTGGGGCTGGCCCCCACGGAATTTGCCGCGGATACGTCCGAACTCTACCAGTTGCTCAAAAAAGGGCATCATCATGTGGACATGCCGGAGGAAGACTGGCACCGCCTGGTGACGTGGATGGACATGAATGCTCCCTATCTGGGCGAATGGCCCGGAGAACGCAATGAAAACCTGCTGAAGCGCCGCTATGACCTGCACAGGATGTTCTCCGGAGTGGAACGGAACTACGTGACCATGAAGGATTCCCGTTTTCGCAGGGATGCCTGGGCGAACGTGTCCCATAGCGGATGCTCCGTTCCTTCGCTCCGCGGAGAAAACATACCCGTTCCGTCCCCGCGGAATGAAACGCTGGCGCTGGATTTGGGGAACGGCGTCAACATGGCGTTCCGCCGCATTCCGGCGGGAGAATTCAAGATGGGAAGCGAGCTGGAAACCTCCGCGGAAAAACCCGTTGCCAGAGTGCGGATGGAAAAGCCGTTCTGGATGGGGGAAGCTGAAGTGACCCTGGAGCAATACCGCCAATTTGACCCGGAATACCTCAACGGCTGGTACGACATGCACTACAAGGACCAGGTGAGGCCCGGTTACGACATGGACGCCAATCCGCGGTTCCCGGCCATCCGCGTACCGTGGACGAAGGCCATGGAATTCTGCCGCTGGCTTTCCGCAAAAACCGGTAAAAAGGTGACTCTCCCCACGGAGGCGCAGTGGGAATATGCCGCGCGGGGCGGGACGGAGACGGACTTCTTCTTCGGCGGCCGTGATTCCGATTTTTCCTCCTATGCCAATCTGGGAGACGTGACGCTGAAGGAACTGGCCGTTTCCGGCGTGGACCCCAAGCCGATCAGGAATCCCAACCGTTTCTGGGACTTCGTACCCAGGGATGAGAAATTCAATGACGGAACGCTGCATCTGGCCCCGGTCAAAAGCTACAGGCCGAACGCCTACGGGTTGTACGACATGATCGGGAATGCCGCGGAATGGACCCGTTCGGAATACAGGCCCTATCCCTGGAATAACGGGGATGGCCGCAATGAAAGCATGGATTCCTGCGTTCCCCGCGCCGTGCGCGGCGGCTCCTGGTATGACCGCCCCAGGCGGGCCACGTCCTCCTGGCGTTGGGGATATCCCGGCTGGCGTCCCGTGTACAACGTGGGCTTCCGTGTGATTATTGAAGACTGA
- a CDS encoding YncE family protein → MKMKHMLPSFLATACCLLVLVSCRQEPDSGAGPVAPVDVKVYGKLAAVLGHESKKLELVDPGSGKVVKSISLSGKPNGMAIDGNIAYVAEGGPGGMVEVVALDTGTVKGAFPAGHTPMSPVVLNGKLYVAARFDSKIVEMDISSGKVLNSWPASREPVALAVSPDGKKIWAANHLPAGAADGDFTAAALTLVENGKAVHFPLANGTQGVRGMAVSPDGRYLAVAHVLSRYQVPTTQLDRGWMNTNAVTIIDTAHPDRPHPVLLDDPDAGAANPWGVLFSPDGSLLLVTHAGTHELSVIDFLALLARMKKEDRSGNPVSERLGFLHDIRTRVRLPLNGPRALASDGENVYVTGYFSDTLAQVPLKTDAVPRNIPLNAEYRPSRERLGEQYFNDASHCFQGWQSCATCHPDARVDGLNWDLLNDGMGNPKNTRTMFLSHRTSPVMSLGVRASAEVAVTAGFVHIQFMEPDGDLAACVNEYLKNMKEVPSPSLMAGRPSRPQTKETGCAQCHMPGVERGALTESARRGREIFKTAGCVQCHPHPYFTTKELVATGTAKGLDEGRKILVPSLVEVWRTGPYLHDGRAKTIREAITVYNRGDIRGKTSGLNDRDLEDLVNYVQSL, encoded by the coding sequence ATGAAGATGAAACATATGCTTCCCTCTTTTCTTGCCACAGCCTGCTGCCTGCTGGTCCTTGTCTCATGCAGGCAGGAACCGGACTCCGGGGCCGGTCCCGTGGCTCCGGTGGATGTCAAGGTTTATGGAAAACTGGCTGCCGTTCTGGGGCATGAGAGCAAAAAGCTGGAACTGGTGGACCCCGGTTCGGGGAAAGTGGTGAAAAGCATCAGCCTGTCCGGGAAGCCCAACGGCATGGCAATTGACGGAAATATCGCCTATGTGGCGGAAGGCGGCCCCGGAGGCATGGTGGAAGTGGTCGCTCTGGACACGGGAACCGTGAAGGGTGCCTTCCCGGCAGGGCATACGCCCATGTCTCCGGTGGTGCTCAATGGTAAATTGTATGTGGCCGCCAGATTCGATTCCAAGATTGTGGAAATGGACATTTCTTCCGGAAAAGTGCTGAATTCCTGGCCTGCCTCCCGTGAACCGGTGGCCCTGGCCGTCTCCCCGGACGGAAAGAAAATATGGGCGGCCAACCATTTGCCCGCAGGCGCGGCGGACGGGGACTTCACTGCGGCGGCGCTGACCCTGGTTGAGAACGGGAAGGCGGTTCATTTCCCCCTGGCCAACGGAACGCAGGGCGTGCGGGGCATGGCCGTTAGCCCGGATGGCCGCTACCTGGCCGTGGCGCACGTGCTGAGCCGCTACCAGGTGCCGACGACGCAACTGGACCGGGGCTGGATGAACACGAATGCCGTGACTATCATTGATACGGCGCATCCGGACAGGCCGCATCCCGTCCTGCTGGACGATCCGGACGCTGGGGCCGCCAATCCGTGGGGCGTGCTCTTTTCCCCGGACGGAAGCCTTCTGCTTGTCACACATGCCGGCACGCATGAACTCTCCGTCATTGATTTTCTCGCATTGCTGGCGCGCATGAAGAAGGAGGACCGGTCAGGGAACCCCGTGTCCGAAAGGCTGGGATTCCTGCACGACATCCGCACCCGCGTCCGCCTGCCCTTGAACGGTCCCCGCGCCCTGGCTTCCGACGGAGAAAATGTTTATGTAACGGGATATTTCTCCGATACGCTGGCACAGGTGCCGCTCAAGACGGACGCCGTCCCCCGGAACATTCCCTTGAACGCGGAATACCGGCCTTCCAGGGAACGGCTGGGTGAACAGTACTTCAACGACGCCTCCCATTGCTTCCAGGGGTGGCAGAGCTGCGCCACCTGCCACCCGGACGCCCGCGTGGACGGCCTGAACTGGGACCTGCTGAACGACGGCATGGGCAATCCGAAAAACACGCGCACCATGTTCCTCTCCCACCGGACAAGCCCCGTGATGAGCCTGGGCGTGCGTGCGTCTGCGGAAGTGGCCGTTACGGCAGGTTTTGTACACATCCAGTTCATGGAGCCGGACGGAGACCTGGCCGCATGCGTCAACGAATACCTGAAAAACATGAAAGAGGTTCCCAGCCCGTCTCTGATGGCCGGCCGTCCTTCCCGCCCGCAAACGAAGGAAACCGGGTGCGCCCAGTGCCATATGCCCGGCGTGGAGCGTGGAGCTCTTACAGAATCCGCGCGCCGGGGCAGGGAAATCTTCAAGACTGCCGGGTGTGTCCAATGCCACCCCCATCCGTATTTCACGACCAAGGAGCTGGTGGCCACAGGAACGGCGAAAGGGCTGGATGAAGGCAGGAAAATCCTGGTCCCTTCCCTGGTGGAAGTCTGGCGCACCGGTCCCTATCTGCATGACGGCCGTGCGAAAACCATCCGGGAGGCCATCACCGTGTACAACCGGGGAGATATTCGCGGAAAAACGAGCGGTCTGAACGACAGGGATCTGGAAGACCTGGTCAACTACGTACAATCCCTTTAA
- a CDS encoding Rid family hydrolase — protein sequence MAGKLREISVWDDGTGKGERFFCMTAEPGGSFEEELRSLMDRYRQSGGDGGDEFLLRFHVSDPVRQAEPLRLAVGGRRSYVSIVGQPPANGSRVALEAWHLDGMLEKRKEETEEGTVLVARRKHYRLFLAGRRTAAVYGSHDQMQEEFRWLDRVAAALGGTVPALVHRTWIYCRDIDNNYRGLVEGRNESFDRYGLSPENHYIASTGIEGCTETPGRLLHMDSLGIAGLKPGQVRYMEAPDYLSPTHLYRVAFERGARIVYGDRSHYFISGTASIDAAGNIVHPGNVKRQTVRTLENMHALMERSGGSLSDLKQAVVYLRDWADRDVVGRALMNSPLAHVPHLLLKAPVCRPGWLVEVDGIAVNGAGDSSFAPL from the coding sequence ATGGCTGGAAAATTACGGGAAATATCCGTATGGGATGATGGAACCGGAAAGGGGGAACGTTTCTTCTGCATGACTGCGGAACCGGGCGGAAGCTTTGAGGAAGAGTTGCGTTCCCTGATGGACAGGTACCGTCAATCGGGTGGGGACGGCGGAGATGAGTTCCTGCTGCGCTTCCATGTCAGCGATCCTGTGCGGCAGGCGGAACCGCTGCGCCTTGCCGTGGGAGGGCGCCGTTCCTATGTTTCCATCGTGGGGCAGCCCCCGGCAAATGGTTCCCGCGTGGCGCTGGAGGCATGGCATCTGGACGGCATGCTGGAAAAAAGGAAGGAGGAAACGGAAGAAGGAACGGTGCTGGTGGCGCGGAGGAAGCATTACCGCCTGTTTCTGGCAGGCAGGCGCACGGCTGCCGTGTACGGCAGCCACGACCAGATGCAGGAGGAATTCCGCTGGCTGGACCGTGTGGCCGCCGCGCTGGGAGGAACTGTCCCGGCTCTGGTTCACCGCACCTGGATTTACTGCCGGGACATTGACAACAACTATCGGGGGCTGGTGGAAGGCCGCAATGAGAGCTTTGACCGTTACGGACTGAGTCCGGAGAACCATTACATCGCCAGCACCGGCATTGAAGGCTGTACGGAAACGCCGGGGCGCCTGCTGCACATGGACAGCCTGGGCATTGCCGGGCTGAAGCCGGGGCAGGTCAGGTACATGGAAGCTCCGGACTACCTTTCTCCCACGCACCTGTACCGGGTGGCTTTTGAACGCGGCGCCCGCATCGTGTACGGCGACCGCTCCCATTACTTCATCTCCGGCACGGCCAGCATTGATGCGGCGGGGAACATCGTTCATCCCGGGAATGTGAAGCGCCAGACCGTGCGCACCCTGGAAAACATGCATGCGCTGATGGAACGGAGCGGCGGAAGCCTTTCCGACCTCAAGCAGGCCGTTGTGTATTTGCGGGACTGGGCGGACAGGGATGTGGTCGGCCGTGCGCTGATGAATTCTCCGCTGGCGCACGTGCCGCACCTGCTGTTGAAAGCACCGGTCTGCCGTCCCGGCTGGCTGGTGGAAGTAGACGGCATCGCCGTCAATGGAGCGGGAGATTCTTCTTTTGCTCCCTTGTGA